From Rutidosis leptorrhynchoides isolate AG116_Rl617_1_P2 chromosome 3, CSIRO_AGI_Rlap_v1, whole genome shotgun sequence, a single genomic window includes:
- the LOC139897577 gene encoding uncharacterized protein, with translation MQLTEKKNYARVREEIKGNEPTCVEMFEECFSKGGETKCTAAKNVIEKMSQLRSKPLDGTIVEPGPDDLFSKVKGNNISYLLLEAENKRLREEREELLAGKNRTTNDSTLPNSSPIPPVQANQPITTVAVNQPRPLRKD, from the exons ATGCAACTCACTGAAAAAAAGAATTATGCTCGTGTGCGAGAAGAGATAAAG GGTAACGAACCAACATGTGTTGAAATGTTCGAAGAGTGTTTCTCAAAAGGTGGAGAAACAAAATGTACAGCAGCTAAAAATGTTATT GAAAAAATGAGTCAACTTAGATCTAAACCTCTGGATGGTACTATCGTTGAGCCTGGGCCAGATGACCTCTTttcaaaggtcaagggaaacaacaTAAGTTATCTATTGTTGGAAGCAGAAAACAAGCGTCTAAGGGAGGAAAGGGAGGAATTATTAGCAGGAAAGAATCGGACCACCAATGATTCCACTTTACCAAATAGCTCGCCAATACCACCCGTTCAAGCAAATCAGCCAATAACTACCGTTGCAGTAAATCAGCCGCGACCTTTGCGG AAAGACTAG